The Deinococcus depolymerans genome contains the following window.
GGCGCCCTCGCCCTGCCACGCCTGCAGGCCGCCCGGTGCGGGGGACGGGCGGCCCTCGGCGTTCACGGCCCGGACCGGCAGGCCGCTGCCCAGCAGGGCGCCCCACAGGGCTCCCAGGTCGCCGCAGTCGTGCGTGTACACCACCACGACCTCCCGCCCGGCCGACACCCACGGATGCGCGGGCAGCGGCTCGCCCAGCCGCACGCGCGCCCCGGCCAGTGGGGCACCGAGAATCAGCAGCAGGGACAGCAGCGGCGCGCGGCGCAGGATCATGCCGCCCATCATGCCTTGCCCGGCGCCCCCCCGCGTGACGCCCGCATGAGGACCCGCCCGGCGGCAACGAGGAACCCCCGGTCAGGGGCCGGGGGTCGGACAGGGTGAAGGTCAGGGCGGGGCCGGCGTCGGCGCGGCCGGTCAGGGCGGGGTGGGTGCGGGTGAACCCGGCGTCGCAGCCGGCGCGGCCTGCGGCGCGCCACCCTGACTCCTGGCGGCCTTCAGGGCCGCCGGGTCGGCCTGCTCGTCCTTCAGCGGGGTGGGGGAGGGATCCGGCGCGTAGGCGGGCAGCGCCTCGATCTCCACGCGGCGTTCCACGATGTTCTCGGGCGGCGTGAACTCGGTCGCCAGGCGGTTGGTGACGCGGTCGAGGCTGACCATCACGGTGCGGGCATCGCTGCTGCCCGGCGTGTAGTCCGACTCGCGGTACTGCACGGGGGGCGGCGCGTCCGCCTGCAGGTCCGTGTTCGCCGCGTCACGGTAGCGGGGGTCCAGGACGGCCATTTTCACGCCCGGCAGGAACTGCTGGTCCGGGGCGTCCACGTACTGGATGCCCGGCGGCTCACTGAACTGGCGCAGCGGCTGCCCGGCGTGCGCGAGTTCCATCATGCGCCGCCAGATCGGCGCGTTCACGTACCCCGAGTAGTAGTAGATGGGCATCTCGCCGCCCTGCTGCCGGCCCACCCACACGGACCCGGTGTACAGCGGGGTGGTGCCCACGAACCAGAAGTCCTTCGGGCCGTTACTCGTGCCGGTCTTGCCGCCGACCGGCCAGTCACCGAATCTGGCGCGGCTGGCCAGACCGCCCTGACGTTCGCTCAGGTCGTTCACGACGCCGCGGATCATGTCCAGGCCCAGCCACGCCACCTGCGGCGTCCAGACCCGCGCCGGACGCAGCGCCTCGCTGCTGGCGTCGTACAGGATCTCGCCGCGCGCGGTCGTGACCTTGCTGAGGTACCGGGGCGCGCGGTACAGGCCGCCGTTCACGAACGGGGCGTACGCGGCCGCCATCTTGACCGGCGTGGTCTCCACGGCGCCCAGCGCGGCGGCCAGGCCGGTGCCGTCGTTCGTCTGCAGGCCCAGCTCGCGGATCTTCCCGAAGAAGGTCTGCAGGCCGATCCGGTCGGCCAGGCGCACCGTCACGAGGTTCAGGGAGCGGTCCAGGGCCTCGCGGATGGTCATGTCG
Protein-coding sequences here:
- a CDS encoding penicillin-binding protein, giving the protein MILRRAPLLSLLLILGAPLAGARVRLGEPLPAHPWVSAGREVVVVYTHDCGDLGALWGALLGSGLPVRAVNAEGRPSPAPGGLQAWQGEGATRFSRALRVGTYPAVLLVQEGRILNVWEGTFDGRLE